One genomic segment of Bacillus oleivorans includes these proteins:
- a CDS encoding hemolysin family protein, giving the protein MDIFNLVLFAILIALTAFFVSTEFAIVKVRSSRIDQLVEEGSKRAIRAKKVISNLDEYLSACQLGITVTALGLGWLGEPTVERMLAPVFNNFNIPESTAHFLSFIIAFLSVTYLHVVVGELAPKTIAIQRAEFITLTFSGPLIFFYRIMFPFIWILNGSAQLLTRAFGFHSAKEHEVAHSEEELRIILSDSLKSGEINQSEFKYVNKIFDFDDRIAKEIMVPRTEIVSLSKDDTLDMFLSVVKDEGFTRYPIIDGDKDHIIGLINVKEVITDLLTIDQPESVTIDDYIRPIIRVIDTIPINDLLIKMQKERIHMAVLMDEYGGTSGLVTVEDIIEEIVGEIRDEFDMDEVPQIRKLKDYHYIVDAKVLVSELNDLLGTDINDEDVDTIGGWILTANYEAKQGDVVEQDGYCFKIKDMEDHHIKYVEVYKVRESFEPKAPLSLQKNTETVNQSI; this is encoded by the coding sequence TTGGACATATTTAACTTGGTGCTTTTTGCCATATTGATTGCTTTAACAGCATTTTTCGTCTCGACAGAGTTTGCGATAGTGAAGGTTCGAAGCTCTCGGATTGACCAATTGGTGGAAGAAGGTAGCAAGCGGGCTATAAGAGCCAAAAAGGTAATATCCAATCTGGATGAGTATTTATCAGCCTGTCAGCTTGGTATTACGGTTACAGCATTAGGATTAGGTTGGTTAGGTGAGCCAACTGTTGAGAGAATGTTAGCACCAGTATTTAATAATTTTAATATACCGGAATCAACTGCTCATTTTCTGTCGTTCATTATTGCCTTTTTATCTGTTACCTATCTCCACGTGGTCGTAGGGGAATTAGCTCCAAAAACGATTGCTATTCAAAGAGCAGAGTTTATTACTCTAACATTTTCTGGTCCATTAATCTTTTTCTATCGGATTATGTTCCCGTTTATCTGGATTTTAAACGGATCTGCTCAGCTCTTAACAAGAGCTTTTGGTTTTCATTCAGCAAAGGAGCACGAGGTTGCCCATTCTGAAGAAGAACTGAGAATTATTCTATCGGACAGTCTCAAAAGCGGCGAAATCAATCAATCTGAGTTTAAATATGTAAATAAGATTTTTGATTTTGATGACCGGATTGCCAAAGAAATTATGGTTCCGCGTACAGAAATTGTGAGTCTTTCCAAAGACGATACATTAGACATGTTTCTAAGTGTTGTTAAAGATGAAGGATTCACAAGATACCCGATTATTGATGGTGACAAAGACCACATTATCGGACTTATAAATGTGAAAGAAGTAATCACTGATTTATTAACCATCGACCAGCCTGAAAGTGTTACAATTGATGACTATATCAGACCGATTATTCGGGTAATCGATACAATTCCTATTAATGACTTATTGATCAAAATGCAAAAAGAACGGATCCACATGGCCGTCCTTATGGATGAATATGGCGGAACCTCTGGACTAGTTACTGTTGAAGATATTATTGAAGAAATCGTTGGGGAAATTCGTGACGAGTTTGATATGGATGAAGTTCCGCAAATTAGAAAGCTCAAAGACTATCACTATATCGTCGACGCTAAAGTTCTAGTCAGTGAATTAAATGATCTGTTAGGTACAGATATTAACGATGAAGACGTAGACACAATCGGCGGTTGGATCCTTACGGCAAACTATGAAGCCAAACAAGGTGATGTTGTCGAGCAGGACGGTTATTGCTTTAAAATAAAGGATATGGAAGATCACCATATAAAATATGTTGAAGTATATAAAGTCAGGGAAAGCTTTGAACCAAAAGCTCCCCTTTCGCTCCAAAAAAATACTGAGACTGTTAACCAGTCCATTTGA
- a CDS encoding ABC transporter ATP-binding protein — protein MSILEKDLKLKTDQDYIVQAKNIKKYFPIKGGILKRTIGHVKAVDDVSLNIFRGETLGVVGESGSGKSTLGRVILRLQNPTEGQILFENQDISTIGNRKLRPIRKDMQIVFQDPYASLNGKMNVSQLIEEPLIVQTSMSKSERREKTISLLEKVGLRPEDRLKYPHEFSGGQRQRISIARALALNPKFVICDEPVSALDVSIQAQVLNLMADLQEDFNLTYLFIAHDLSVVKHISDRVAVMYLGRIAEIAPKKAIYEKPLHPYTQALLSSVPSTDVHNRREKIILKGDLPSPSNPPSGCAFRTRCPLAHDRCTAERPELSDMGNGHFVACHLYDK, from the coding sequence ATGTCCATACTCGAAAAAGATTTAAAGCTAAAGACAGACCAGGATTACATAGTACAAGCAAAAAATATAAAAAAATACTTTCCAATTAAAGGCGGTATTTTAAAGCGGACGATTGGCCATGTAAAAGCCGTTGATGATGTATCGCTTAATATTTTTCGCGGCGAAACACTCGGAGTAGTAGGAGAGTCAGGTTCTGGAAAGTCGACTCTAGGAAGAGTCATTTTGCGATTGCAAAATCCGACGGAAGGCCAAATTCTATTTGAAAATCAGGATATTTCTACAATCGGAAACCGCAAGTTACGGCCGATAAGAAAAGATATGCAAATCGTATTCCAAGATCCATATGCTTCATTAAACGGGAAGATGAATGTTTCCCAATTAATTGAAGAACCTCTTATTGTCCAAACATCGATGTCAAAGAGTGAACGAAGAGAAAAAACAATCAGTTTATTAGAGAAGGTTGGGCTTCGTCCAGAGGATCGTTTGAAATATCCACATGAATTTTCAGGTGGTCAGCGGCAGCGGATCAGTATTGCTCGTGCCCTTGCATTAAATCCAAAGTTTGTTATATGTGACGAACCAGTATCTGCTTTAGATGTATCGATACAGGCGCAAGTTCTCAATTTGATGGCAGACCTGCAGGAAGATTTTAATCTAACTTATTTGTTTATCGCACACGATTTAAGCGTTGTGAAACATATTAGTGACAGGGTCGCCGTTATGTATCTAGGACGGATTGCTGAAATCGCACCGAAAAAGGCTATCTACGAGAAGCCGCTTCACCCGTATACACAAGCGCTTCTTTCTTCTGTACCATCTACGGATGTACATAACAGACGTGAAAAAATCATTTTAAAGGGAGACCTTCCGAGTCCATCCAATCCTCCAAGCGGATGCGCGTTTAGAACACGCTGTCCACTCGCTCATGATCGCTGTACAGCTGAACGCCCAGAGTTATCTGATATGGGTAATGGCCATTTTGTTGCTTGCCATTTGTATGATAAGTAG
- a CDS encoding DMT family transporter: MESSVVYLLSCSFLRIERKSLKVSIPLGIGYAVWTSMGAAGSLVIGMLFFKEAKDIKRIFYLALIIVSVIGLRITSE, from the coding sequence ATGGAATCTAGTGTAGTCTATCTTTTATCTTGTTCATTCTTACGAATAGAAAGGAAGAGTCTTAAAGTTTCGATTCCTTTAGGGATCGGATATGCTGTTTGGACGAGCATGGGTGCTGCAGGCAGTTTGGTGATAGGAATGTTATTCTTCAAGGAAGCAAAAGATATTAAACGAATCTTTTATTTGGCTCTTATTATTGTAAGTGTAATAGGTTTAAGAATAACAAGCGAATAG
- the argS gene encoding arginine--tRNA ligase: MLHSLCSTLLSSEVPCLSKEEIEHLLEKPKHREHGDVSFPCFALANLRKTSPQQIAKELSQNLSSPLVRKIEAVGPYVNFFFDPAAVAKEMVNEILAKDSSFGSNQNGDGATIAVDLSSPNIAKPFSMGHLRSTVIGNSLCLIGEKNGYQMVKINYVGDWGTQFGKLIYAYLQWGHPEKVAQNPIEELFTLYVKFHSEAEKDPSLEEDGRKAFQQLEVGNQEYSQIWKSFKEASLLAFQKVYDLLGISFDSWKGESAYNEKMEATISILEEKGLLVESDGAIIVTLENENLPPCLIKKRDGATLYATRDLTAVYDRYHDYHFSHAFYVVGHEQSIHFKQVFSVLKKLEAPFADVLEHIPFGLYLKDGQKMSTRKGRVILLEEVLEESISKAQQNIVARNPDLPNLQEVAKQVGVGAILFHDLKQDRMNSIEFDLDEMLVFEGETGPYLQYTHARAQSLLRKSGEDSFHFSYESHEKSWELIKLLYSFPNQVKQAFVKRSPAIIAQYLLKVAKLFNQYYSQVKILSESEEKESRLALVKAVTVILKEGMRLLGMKAPDQM; this comes from the coding sequence ATGCTGCATTCACTATGCTCCACCCTTCTCAGTTCAGAAGTTCCCTGCCTGAGCAAAGAAGAAATTGAACATTTACTTGAAAAACCAAAGCATAGAGAACATGGTGACGTTTCTTTTCCTTGCTTTGCTTTGGCTAATCTTAGAAAAACCTCTCCACAACAAATTGCCAAGGAGCTATCTCAAAATCTATCAAGTCCTCTCGTTCGGAAAATCGAAGCTGTCGGACCATATGTTAACTTTTTCTTTGATCCGGCAGCTGTTGCAAAAGAGATGGTGAACGAGATCTTAGCTAAAGATTCAAGCTTCGGCAGCAATCAAAATGGGGATGGAGCCACAATCGCTGTCGATCTTTCATCCCCGAATATTGCCAAACCATTTTCAATGGGTCATTTACGTTCTACTGTAATAGGGAATTCCCTATGCTTGATTGGTGAGAAAAATGGATACCAAATGGTCAAAATTAATTACGTTGGTGATTGGGGAACACAATTCGGCAAGCTGATCTATGCTTACTTACAGTGGGGACACCCAGAAAAAGTGGCCCAGAATCCAATTGAGGAACTATTTACCCTTTATGTGAAATTTCATTCGGAGGCTGAAAAGGATCCTTCCCTTGAGGAGGACGGCCGGAAAGCGTTCCAGCAATTAGAGGTTGGCAACCAGGAGTATAGCCAAATTTGGAAAAGCTTTAAAGAAGCTTCCCTCTTAGCCTTTCAAAAAGTGTACGATCTCCTGGGAATCAGCTTCGATTCATGGAAGGGTGAGTCAGCTTATAATGAGAAAATGGAGGCCACCATTTCTATCCTCGAAGAAAAAGGTTTATTAGTAGAATCAGATGGCGCTATCATCGTAACCTTAGAAAATGAAAATTTGCCTCCTTGTTTAATTAAGAAACGGGATGGGGCAACCCTTTATGCAACCCGGGACTTAACTGCCGTTTATGATCGTTATCATGACTATCATTTTTCTCACGCCTTTTATGTCGTAGGACACGAGCAATCCATCCATTTTAAACAAGTTTTTTCTGTATTAAAAAAGCTGGAAGCTCCGTTTGCGGACGTTCTGGAGCACATCCCATTTGGACTCTATTTAAAAGATGGTCAAAAAATGTCCACCAGAAAGGGAAGAGTTATTTTACTGGAGGAAGTGCTCGAAGAATCCATTTCCAAGGCTCAACAAAACATTGTGGCAAGAAACCCGGATTTGCCAAATCTTCAAGAAGTGGCAAAACAAGTAGGCGTTGGCGCTATTCTTTTCCATGATTTAAAGCAAGACCGGATGAATTCCATTGAATTTGACTTAGATGAAATGCTTGTCTTTGAAGGAGAAACAGGACCATATCTCCAATACACGCACGCTAGAGCCCAATCCCTATTGAGAAAGTCTGGGGAAGACTCATTTCATTTCAGCTATGAATCTCATGAAAAAAGCTGGGAGTTAATTAAGCTGCTCTACTCGTTTCCAAACCAGGTAAAACAAGCTTTTGTTAAACGGTCCCCTGCCATCATAGCCCAGTATTTGCTAAAGGTTGCGAAGCTGTTTAATCAATACTATAGTCAAGTCAAAATTTTATCAGAATCGGAGGAAAAAGAGTCTAGACTCGCGTTAGTCAAAGCAGTTACCGTGATTTTAAAAGAAGGCATGCGGCTTCTAGGGATGAAGGCGCCTGACCAAATGTAA
- a CDS encoding FtsW/RodA/SpoVE family cell cycle protein has protein sequence MNTQQKKVGERFDWNLCLILFLFLLVSITAISSAQTSDNDPTNYALRQAVYYGIGALIVGIAMYFDTEQYRKLSWFLYGIGIFLLAFILVAPERIVADPDIRSWYYFPGFGSLQPSEFMKTFLIIMISRTIVEHNDRFFQKTIKTDFWLLAKISILTIIPLGLVMLQPDLGTSLVFIAIFSGLVLVSGITWKIIVPVFGTIALIGTAALLLVIYNPEFLEEKFGLVKYQFDRIYTWLDPYNNPQDEGYNLIQTLTAIGSGEITGKGYNEKVVFVPEQHTDFIFSVIGEEYGFIGASFVISLFFLLIYHLIKVALETKDPFSSYVCTGIICMITFHVFENIGMQIQLLPITGIPLPFISYGGSSLMGTMLAMGIIFSIRYHHRTYMFASDEK, from the coding sequence ATGAATACACAACAAAAAAAAGTTGGAGAACGGTTTGACTGGAATCTTTGCCTGATCCTGTTTCTCTTCCTTTTAGTTAGTATAACAGCCATATCAAGTGCACAAACATCGGACAACGATCCAACGAATTATGCGCTTAGACAGGCTGTTTATTACGGCATTGGTGCATTAATTGTAGGAATTGCAATGTATTTTGATACAGAGCAGTACCGTAAGCTTTCTTGGTTTTTATACGGAATCGGTATTTTTCTGCTGGCCTTTATTTTAGTAGCCCCTGAACGCATCGTTGCCGATCCAGACATCAGAAGCTGGTATTACTTTCCGGGGTTTGGATCGCTTCAGCCGTCTGAATTTATGAAGACATTTTTAATCATTATGATAAGCCGGACAATCGTAGAGCATAATGACCGTTTTTTTCAAAAAACAATTAAAACAGATTTTTGGCTCTTAGCCAAAATCAGTATTCTCACCATAATTCCTTTAGGACTGGTTATGCTTCAGCCAGACCTCGGTACTTCCCTGGTATTTATCGCTATTTTTTCAGGACTGGTTTTGGTTTCAGGCATTACGTGGAAAATAATTGTTCCCGTTTTTGGAACCATTGCATTGATTGGAACTGCCGCTTTATTACTGGTCATTTACAATCCTGAATTTTTAGAGGAAAAGTTCGGTCTCGTTAAGTATCAATTTGACCGGATTTATACATGGCTAGACCCATACAATAACCCTCAAGATGAAGGGTACAACTTAATCCAGACCCTGACAGCTATTGGATCTGGAGAAATAACAGGAAAAGGCTATAACGAAAAAGTGGTATTTGTTCCTGAGCAGCATACAGACTTTATCTTCTCTGTTATCGGAGAGGAATATGGTTTTATTGGGGCAAGCTTTGTCATTAGTTTATTCTTCCTGTTAATATATCACTTAATTAAAGTCGCTCTTGAAACAAAGGATCCGTTTAGCTCCTATGTTTGTACAGGTATCATTTGCATGATTACCTTCCATGTTTTCGAAAATATTGGCATGCAAATTCAGCTGCTTCCGATTACAGGGATCCCACTTCCGTTTATAAGCTACGGAGGAAGCTCTTTAATGGGAACGATGCTCGCGATGGGGATTATCTTTAGTATTCGCTATCACCATCGAACTTATATGTTTGCTTCCGATGAGAAATAG
- a CDS encoding MerR family transcriptional regulator, which produces MYRISELASVANVSKRTIDYYTSIGLLVAERSKANYRIYHEDAVEDLKFIEHCKTLHIPLEEIKKKLELQKSTTINDNDVEDQISSVTEHMKYLHDEINNLLSILQKMDSKRKEAVSEKLSPESVSLIQSLRLISS; this is translated from the coding sequence GTGTATCGAATTAGCGAACTAGCTAGTGTGGCGAATGTTTCCAAAAGAACAATAGATTACTATACAAGCATTGGACTGCTTGTAGCTGAACGTTCAAAGGCCAATTATAGAATTTACCATGAAGATGCAGTTGAAGATTTAAAATTTATTGAACATTGCAAAACCCTTCATATTCCTCTTGAAGAGATTAAGAAGAAACTAGAATTACAGAAATCAACAACCATCAATGACAATGACGTAGAAGATCAAATATCTTCTGTTACTGAGCATATGAAGTATTTGCATGATGAAATCAATAATTTACTCTCCATACTGCAGAAAATGGATTCAAAACGGAAAGAAGCGGTATCGGAAAAACTTTCCCCAGAAAGTGTATCCTTAATTCAGTCGCTTCGTTTGATTTCAAGCTAA
- a CDS encoding ABC transporter ATP-binding protein produces MYPILEIHDLSKTYKKRKSKEMIEAVKGINLTVHKGETVGLLGPNGAGKTTFIKMMCGLLIPSRGEVLINGISIHKKRLLALNHISVVLEGNRNLYWRLTVKENLEYFAGNRGMSKKSVQDKITELLDMFHLTEKAHEMVNSLSRGMQQKVSIAVALLADTDIIFLDEPTLGLDVETSYEIRNILRDIAKKEGKTILMSSHDMPVVQDLCERVVIINKGKVVADERVDHLLSLFESKAYAFTILSPLHENQMKEISVNFMMNTANDEQGNQILNFTIADGHELYAIVDHLEKYGVTIEKIDRTIVDFEQAFINIVKGDGVRETAASL; encoded by the coding sequence TTGTATCCAATCTTAGAAATACATGATCTCAGTAAAACGTATAAGAAGCGGAAAAGCAAAGAAATGATTGAAGCTGTAAAAGGGATTAACTTAACGGTTCACAAAGGGGAAACAGTAGGTTTACTAGGGCCAAATGGAGCTGGAAAAACCACCTTTATAAAGATGATGTGCGGCTTGTTAATTCCGAGCCGGGGTGAGGTATTAATTAATGGAATTTCTATTCATAAAAAGAGGTTACTAGCATTAAATCATATAAGTGTTGTACTGGAAGGAAACCGTAATCTGTATTGGAGGCTAACGGTCAAAGAAAACCTTGAATATTTTGCGGGGAATCGCGGCATGTCCAAGAAGTCTGTTCAAGATAAGATTACTGAACTGCTTGATATGTTTCATTTAACGGAAAAAGCACACGAAATGGTGAACTCACTTTCGCGGGGGATGCAACAAAAGGTCTCAATTGCTGTTGCGCTCTTAGCCGATACCGATATCATTTTTCTAGATGAACCGACATTAGGACTCGATGTAGAGACTAGCTATGAAATTAGAAATATATTAAGGGATATCGCTAAAAAAGAGGGGAAAACAATATTGATGAGTTCTCATGATATGCCGGTTGTTCAAGATCTTTGTGAGCGCGTGGTCATTATTAATAAGGGAAAAGTGGTTGCTGATGAACGGGTAGATCACTTATTAAGCTTATTTGAAAGTAAAGCCTATGCCTTTACAATTTTGTCACCACTACATGAAAATCAAATGAAGGAAATTAGTGTGAATTTCATGATGAATACAGCCAACGATGAACAAGGGAATCAAATTTTAAATTTCACAATAGCGGATGGTCATGAACTATATGCCATTGTTGACCACTTGGAAAAGTATGGGGTCACGATTGAAAAAATTGACCGGACGATTGTCGATTTTGAACAAGCCTTTATCAATATTGTGAAAGGAGATGGGGTCCGTGAAACTGCTGCATCTCTTTAA
- a CDS encoding ABC transporter permease, which translates to MGSVKLLHLFNANLRREVNILKRYWPNTVSMLVTFYCIFLMMFFGIQIVGDPTTMETNVQYVIVNYIFWYLAMLAMQDIGWVVSNEATLGTLEQLYMSPMGAWKILLARIIGDTIVHLGLLVFLLLLSMWTAQTSLHLNAVSLLPVLIITLFSMYGISFMIAGLAIIIKQINAFLQILQFVFMGLTFVPLSVAPFLEFAPFVKGVDMIRKMMIDGAALSSFSVLDYVSLLANAAFYLLLGLLVFFKCEKNAMEKGILGQH; encoded by the coding sequence ATGGGGTCCGTGAAACTGCTGCATCTCTTTAATGCAAATCTGCGCCGGGAAGTAAATATTTTAAAAAGATATTGGCCAAACACTGTTAGCATGCTAGTGACATTTTATTGTATCTTTCTTATGATGTTTTTTGGGATTCAAATTGTTGGTGATCCAACAACGATGGAAACCAATGTTCAGTATGTCATTGTAAACTATATTTTTTGGTATTTAGCGATGCTTGCGATGCAGGATATCGGCTGGGTTGTATCGAATGAAGCCACTCTCGGAACCCTTGAGCAGCTTTATATGTCACCGATGGGAGCATGGAAAATTTTATTAGCCAGAATCATTGGAGATACGATTGTTCATCTCGGTCTTTTAGTCTTTTTATTGCTTCTATCGATGTGGACAGCGCAAACATCATTGCATTTGAACGCTGTTTCCTTATTGCCAGTTTTAATTATCACCTTGTTTAGTATGTATGGAATAAGCTTTATGATTGCAGGGCTCGCCATTATCATCAAGCAAATAAACGCCTTTTTGCAGATTCTACAGTTTGTCTTTATGGGTCTTACCTTTGTTCCTTTATCAGTGGCACCTTTCTTAGAGTTTGCGCCTTTTGTAAAAGGGGTCGACATGATTCGGAAAATGATGATTGACGGGGCTGCACTAAGTTCATTTTCGGTATTAGATTATGTATCGCTGCTGGCAAATGCCGCCTTCTATTTACTTTTAGGTCTATTAGTCTTTTTCAAATGCGAAAAAAACGCTATGGAAAAGGGAATTTTAGGGCAGCATTAA
- a CDS encoding ABC transporter ATP-binding protein, with translation MTQQTLLNVEGLKTYFYLDNKKVAKAVDGVNFAITPGETLALVGESGSGKSITSLSIMQLINRPGKIEGGKIIFGGKDLVGLSDKQMSKIRGKDIAMIFQEPMTALNPVFTIGNQIVETLKRHKKLSKKEANIKAIELLKMVGFPRAEETMKEYPHQLSGGMRQRAMIAIAISCDPKLLIADEPTTALDVTIQAQILDLLDEMKKKFNMAVLLITHDLGVVAEYADRVMVMYGGQIVEDTTVERLFTNPKHPYTNGLLESLPSLDKEVDRLGAIKGMVPPAYNFPAGCRFADRCPKAMDQCKDSNPELLPVKPGHDVRCYLYQ, from the coding sequence ATGACGCAGCAAACATTACTAAATGTAGAAGGTCTAAAGACCTATTTCTACTTGGATAACAAAAAAGTGGCCAAAGCCGTAGATGGTGTTAACTTCGCAATTACTCCAGGAGAAACATTAGCACTAGTCGGTGAATCAGGCAGTGGGAAAAGTATCACGTCTCTATCGATTATGCAGTTAATTAATAGGCCTGGAAAAATAGAAGGTGGCAAGATTATTTTTGGCGGAAAGGATCTTGTGGGATTATCTGATAAACAAATGTCTAAAATCCGCGGTAAGGATATCGCGATGATTTTCCAGGAACCTATGACCGCATTAAACCCGGTTTTTACAATTGGAAATCAAATTGTGGAAACGTTAAAGCGTCATAAAAAGTTATCTAAAAAAGAGGCCAATATAAAAGCGATTGAACTTTTAAAAATGGTAGGCTTCCCAAGAGCTGAAGAAACGATGAAGGAGTATCCTCACCAGCTTTCAGGAGGGATGCGCCAGCGGGCGATGATTGCTATCGCCATTTCCTGTGATCCAAAGCTATTAATTGCCGATGAACCTACCACAGCTTTGGATGTGACGATCCAAGCGCAAATATTAGATTTATTAGATGAAATGAAAAAGAAGTTTAATATGGCAGTCCTCTTAATTACGCATGACCTTGGCGTTGTTGCCGAATATGCAGACCGGGTAATGGTCATGTACGGAGGGCAAATTGTTGAAGATACCACGGTAGAAAGATTATTTACAAATCCAAAGCACCCTTATACAAATGGCCTATTAGAAAGCTTGCCAAGTCTTGATAAAGAAGTTGATCGATTAGGTGCAATCAAGGGAATGGTTCCGCCGGCCTATAACTTTCCTGCGGGTTGCCGCTTTGCAGACCGCTGTCCAAAGGCAATGGATCAATGTAAAGACAGCAATCCTGAATTACTTCCTGTAAAACCCGGTCACGATGTTCGCTGCTATCTCTATCAATAA
- a CDS encoding hemolysin family protein — translation MVLINIFLVIILIALTAFFVSSEFAIVKVRSSQLDALIAEGNKKAIAAKHITTHLDEYLSACQLGITITALGLGWLGEPTVADLIHPLLQRLGIPESIVHVISFLIAFSFITYIHVVVGELAPKTAAIQKAVNITLSVSKTLIWFYKVMRPIIWLLNGSALLIVKMLGMERVSENELAHSEEELRILLSESYESGEINQSEYKYMSNIFEFDDRVAREIMVPRTEIVAINVNASLREILEIVKEEGFTRYPVIEEDKDNIIGFINIKQLLTDCVYQNCPENAPVPKYLKPIIRVIESIPIHDLLVIMQKERSHMGILLDEYGGTAGLVTVEDILEEIVGEIRDEFDKDEIAEVRKIEEGHFLLDAKILLEDVNDLFNIQINEEDIDTLGGWFLSKKMDVQKGDSVTEQGVTFTVNEIEGHHILYIDAKMNTLSDPTDPYNFAK, via the coding sequence TTGGTACTAATTAATATTTTTCTTGTCATCATTCTTATTGCCTTAACGGCGTTTTTCGTTTCCTCGGAATTTGCGATTGTAAAGGTTAGAAGTTCTCAATTAGATGCTCTTATTGCCGAGGGGAACAAAAAAGCAATTGCAGCTAAACATATAACGACTCATTTAGATGAATATTTGTCCGCATGTCAGCTCGGAATAACGATTACAGCCTTGGGACTCGGGTGGCTTGGAGAGCCTACAGTTGCTGACCTCATACATCCCCTTTTACAAAGGCTTGGGATTCCTGAATCCATTGTCCATGTCATTTCATTTTTAATAGCCTTTTCTTTTATTACATATATTCATGTTGTCGTTGGAGAGCTGGCTCCTAAAACAGCGGCTATTCAGAAAGCTGTTAATATTACCCTTTCCGTCTCCAAAACACTGATATGGTTTTATAAAGTGATGCGACCTATTATTTGGCTATTAAATGGCTCTGCCCTGCTCATTGTGAAAATGCTGGGGATGGAACGGGTTTCAGAAAATGAGCTGGCTCATTCTGAAGAAGAACTGCGAATTCTTCTTTCCGAAAGCTATGAAAGCGGAGAAATTAATCAATCCGAATATAAATATATGAGTAATATTTTTGAATTTGACGATCGGGTCGCCCGGGAAATCATGGTTCCCCGAACCGAAATTGTCGCAATCAATGTCAATGCAAGCCTAAGAGAAATCCTTGAAATTGTAAAGGAAGAGGGCTTTACCAGGTACCCAGTGATTGAAGAAGATAAAGATAACATTATTGGATTTATCAATATCAAACAATTACTCACCGATTGTGTATATCAAAATTGCCCTGAAAACGCGCCTGTCCCGAAATACTTAAAACCCATCATCCGGGTCATAGAAAGTATTCCGATTCACGATTTATTAGTAATCATGCAAAAAGAACGTTCTCATATGGGGATTTTATTAGATGAATACGGGGGAACTGCCGGGCTTGTTACGGTGGAAGATATCTTAGAAGAAATTGTCGGCGAAATCCGCGATGAATTTGACAAAGATGAAATTGCTGAGGTCAGAAAAATCGAAGAGGGACATTTCCTGCTTGATGCGAAAATCCTTCTCGAGGATGTCAATGATTTATTCAATATACAAATCAATGAAGAAGATATCGATACCCTTGGGGGCTGGTTTTTATCTAAAAAAATGGATGTTCAAAAGGGCGACTCTGTAACTGAGCAGGGTGTTACGTTTACAGTCAATGAAATTGAAGGACATCACATCCTATACATTGATGCAAAAATGAATACCTTATCAGATCCAACAGATCCATACAATTTTGCAAAATGA